One Malaclemys terrapin pileata isolate rMalTer1 chromosome 21, rMalTer1.hap1, whole genome shotgun sequence DNA window includes the following coding sequences:
- the LOC128827303 gene encoding trichohyalin-like, whose translation MPQLLDSISTLISVFYKPGKKDEDCSTISKREVKRFIQRGFADITVNPYDAHTIETVLQLLDHDGDGVEDFNEFLLLVFRVAKVCYWYLQPKQHLPQRTETGLSGERCQEPEAGRAEGSRDQPKPPGTEKGYYETWEPETRETERSRRQPRGPELRRDERSWYGIQRSEHRENERSHHRSREPEPRGDERSRYERRDLETREVDRSRRHPHERERREDERSSHQPYEPEPQSRERRCLEPQSRQDEKSRYWPRESERSRYETCEPEARKEERSHRLPRQPEPGRDERNRSRPREPQPQGDERSHYGAHAPETREEERSRYQQQQPEPRRDERSCYEIYDPDTREEERSRYQTREPEHEEEERSRYQTREPEHEEEERSRYQTREPETREEERSRCHPHEPEHEEEERSRYQPREPEPREDERSRRQPREPEPREDDRSRRQPREPEPREDDRSRRQPREPEPREDDRSRRQPREPEIKQEERSCRQPREPEPREEESSRRQPREPEPREDERSRRQPREPEPREDDRSRRQPHEPEPREDDRSRRQPREPEIKEEERSCRQPREPEPREDDRSRRQPREPEPREEERSRRQPREPEPREDDRGRRQPREPEPREDDRSRRQPHEPEIKEEERSCRQPREPEHREEERSRRQPREPEPREEERSRRQPREPEPREEERSRRQPREPEPREEERSRRQPREPEPREEERSPRQPREPEPREDERSRRQPREPKPREEERSRRQPREPEPREDEGSRRQPREPAPKEDEGRRRQPREPEPREEERSCRQPREPEPREDERSRQQPREPEPREDERSRRQPREPEPREDERSRRQPREPEPREEERSRRQPREPEPREEERSRRQPREPEPREEERSRRQPREPEPREDERSRRQPREPEPREEERSRRQPREPEPREDEGSRRQPREPAPKEDEGRRRQPREPEPREEERSRRQPREPEPREEERSRRQPREPEPREEERSRRQPREPEPREDERSRRQPREPEPREEERSRRQPREPEPREDEGSRRQPREPAPKEDEGRRRQPREPEPREEERSRRQPREPEPREEERSRRQPREPEPREDEGSRRQPREPAPKEDEGRRRQPREPEPREEERSRRQPREPEPREEERSRRQPREPEPREEERSRRQPREPEPREDEGSRRQPREPAPKEDEGRRRQPREPEPREEERSRRQPREPEPREEVRSRQQPREPEPREDERSRRQPREPEPREDERSRRQPREPEPREDERSCRQPREPEPREDERSRRQPREPEPREEERSRRQPREPEPREEERSHRQPRELEPREEERSRRQPHEPEIKEEERSCRQPREPEPREEERSRRQPREPEPREDERSRRQPREPEPKEDDRGRRQPCEPEPREDDRGRRQPREPEPREDDRGRRQPREPEPREDERSRRQPREPEPTEEERSHRQPREPEIKEEERSRRQPREPEPREEERSRRQPREPEPREEERSRRQPREPEPREEERSHRQPREPEPREDERSRRQPREPEPREDERSHRQSREPEPREDERSRRPPREPEPREEERNRRQPREPEPREDDRSRRQPREPEHREEERSRREPREPEPREDERSRREPREPEPREEERSRRQPREPEPREGERSRCQPREPEPREDERTCRQPREPEPREDDRSRRQPREPEIRGDGWSRHQSCEPEARKGERSRREPCEPEPREEKRSRQQPREPQHREDERTRRQPREPEPREDDRSRRQPREPEPREEERSRRQPREPELEKEKGAAVNHVSLNQGRKREVASSHVSLNIERMRGPAVSHRMTGVADSHVSLNLERMTEVADSHVSLNLERMTEVADSHLEKEKGAAVNHVSLNQERKREVASSHVSLNIERMRGPADSHEERSRQQPREPEPREDERSRRQPREPEPREDEGSCRQPHEPEIKEEERSRRQPREPEPREDDRSRRQPREPEPRDEERSRRQPREPEPREGERSRCQPREPEPREDERTCRQPREPEPREDDRSRRQPREPEIRGDGWSRHQSCEPEARKGERSRREPCEPEPREEKRSRQQPREPQHREDERTRRQPREPEAREDDRSHRQPREPDPREDDRSRRQPREPEPREDDRSRRQPREPEPREHERSRQQPREPERREDDRSRQQPREPEPREDERSHRQPHVPEIKDEERSCRQPREPEPREDERSRRQPHIPEIKDEERSCRQPREPEPREHERSRQQPREPERREDDRSRQQPREPEPREDERSHRQPHVPEIKDEERSRRQPREPEIKEEERSCRQPREPEPREDDRSRRQPREPEPREDDRSHRQPREPEPREEERSRRQPREPEPREEERSRRQPREPEPREDERSRRQPREPEPREDEGSCRQPHEPEIKEEERSRRQPREPEPREDDRSRRQPREPEPRKEERSRRQPREPEPREGERSRCQPREPEPREDERTCRQPREPEPREDDRSRRQPREPEIRGDGWSRHQSCEPEARKGERIRREPCEPEPREEKRSRQQPREPQHREDERTRRQPREPEAREDDRSHRQPREPEPREDDRSRRQPREPEPKENERSRRQPREPEPREHERSRQQPREPERREDDRSRQQPREPEPREDERSHRQPHVPEIKDEERSCRQPREPEPREDERSRRQPHIPEIKDEERSCRQPREPEPREDERSHRQPHIPEIKDEERSCRQPREPEPREDERSHRQPHEPEVREDERSRRQPREPEPTEEERSRRQPREPEPREDEGSHRQPREPEPREDERSCRQPREPEPREDERRRQRPREPEPREDERRHQQPREPEPREDEGSLRQPREPEPREGERCSIQSPTPEPPHEEGNLPPSSEPVENEGTLREPHDPESTHDSRRCPATHGPPPTGDEGSQLQPRESAAPGDEGNPQKTSESEPREDDGSQPQLCEPEQKEGDGVLRQTPESQPLEEVESQEQPRGPEPRTEGSRHQPPQGGEASHLQPDIEPQQGDGSRHGSRDPQEERERSSHQAREPLPRLGEEPEEGEWSQSHPQPANAEEELGETDPDEIKASLPCNPLYVYLLEQTVEKQLYLAPPHQEYP comes from the exons ATGCCTCAGCTCCTGGACAGCATCTCCACCCTCATCAGCGTCTTCTACAAACCTGGGAAGAAAGACGAGGACTGCTCCACCATCAGCAAGAGAGAGGTGAAAAGGTTCATCCAGAGGGGGTTTGCTGACATCACAGTG AACCCCTATGATGCTCACACCATAGAGACAGTACTGCAACTTCTGGATCATGATGGCGACGGGGTTGAAGATTTCAATGAATTCCTGCTTCTGGTATTTAGAGTGGCGAAGGTTTGTTACTGGTACCTGCAGCCAAAACAACATCTCCCGCAAAGAACAGAGACGGGACTGAGTGGGGAGCGGTGCCAGGAGCCGGAAGCAGGAAGGGCTGAGGGGAGTCGCGATCAGCCTAAACCACCAGGGACGGAGAAAGGATATTACGAAACATGGGAGCCTGAAACTAGAGAGACTGAACGAAGCCGCCGTCAGCCACGTGGGCCTGAACTACGACGGGATGAGAGGAGTTGGTACGGAATACAAAGATCTGAACATAGAGAGAATGAGAGAAGCCACCATCGGTCACGTGAACCTGAACCACGAGGGGATGAGAGGAGCCGCTACGAGAGACGTGACCTTGAAACAAGGGAGGTAGACAGGAGCCGACGTCACCCACATGAACGTGAGCGACGAGAGGATGAGAGGAGTTCCCATCAGCCATATGAACCTGAGCCACAAAGTCGTGAGAGGAGATGCCTTGAACCCCAATCACGACAGGATGAGAAAAGTCGCTATTGGCCCAGAGAATCTGAGAGGAGTCGCTATGAAACATGTGAGCCAGAAGCCAGAAAGGAAGAGAGGAGCCATCGTCTGCCACGTCAGCCTGAACCAGGAAGGGATGAGAGGAACCGCTCTCGCCCACGTGAACCTCAGCCCCAAGGGGATGAGAGGAGCCACTATGGAGCACATGCGCCTGAAacaagagaggaagagagaagccGCTATCAGCAACAACAGCCTGAACCACGAAGGGATGAGCGGAGCTGCTATGAAATATATGACCCTGATacaagagaggaagagaggagccgcTATCAGACACGTGAGCCTGAACAcgaggaggaagagaggagccgcTATCAGACACGTGAGCCTGAACAcgaggaggaagagaggagccgcTATCAGACACGTGAGCCTGAAactagagaggaagagaggagccgaTGTCACCCACATGAGCCTGAAcatgaggaggaagagaggagccgctatcagccacgtgagcctgaacctagagaggatgagaggagccgccgacagccacgtgagcctgaaccacgagaggatgacaggagccgccgacagccacgtgagcctgaaccaagagaggatgacaggagccgccgacagccacgtgagcctgaaccaagagaggatgacaggagccgccgtcagccacgtgagcctgaaatAAAacaggaagagaggagctgccgacagccacgtgagcctgaacctagagaggaagagagcagccgccgacagccacgtgagcctgaacctagagaggatgagaggagccgccgacagccacgtgagcctgaaccaagagaggatgacaggagccgccgacagccacatgagcctgaacctagagaggatgacaggagccgccgtcagccacgtgagcctgaaataaaagaggaagagaggagctgccgacagccacgtgagcctgaacctagagaggatgacaggagccgtcgacagccacgtgagcctgaacctagagaggaagagaggagccgccgacagccacgtgagcctgaacctagagaggatgaCAGGGgtcgccgacagccacgtgagcctgaacctagagaggatgacaggagccgccgacagccacaTGAGCCTGAaataaaagaggaagagaggagctgccgacagccacgtgagcctgaacatagagaggaagagaggagccgccgacagccacgtgagcctgaacctagagaggaagagaggagccgccgacagccacgtgagcctgaacctagagaggaagagaggagccgccgacagccacgtgagcctgaacctagagaggaagagaggagccgccgacagccacgtgagcctgaacctagagaggaagagaggagtccccgacagccacgtgagcctgaacctagagaggatgagaggagccgccgacagccacgtgagcctaaacctagagaggaagagaggagccgccgacagccacgtgagcctgaaccaagaGAGGATGAGGGGAGCCGCcgtcagccacgtgagcctgcCCCAAAAGAGGATGAGGGGAggcgccgacagccacgtgagcctgaacctagagaggaagagaggagctgccgacagccacgtgagcctgaacctagagaggatgagaggagccgccaacagccacgtgagcctgaacctagagaggatgagaggagccgccgtcagccacgtgagcctgaaccaagagaggatgagaggagccgccgacagccacgtgagcctgaacctagagaggaagagaggagccgccgacagccacgtgagcctgaacctagagaggaagagaggagccgccgacagccacgtgagcctgaacctagagaggaagagaggagtcgccgacagccacgtgagcctgaacctagagaggatgagaggagccgccgacagccacgtgagcctgaacctagagaggaagagaggagccgccgacagccacgtgagcctgaaccaagaGAGGATGAGGGGAGCCGCcgtcagccacgtgagcctgcCCCAAAAGAGGATGAGGGGAggcgccgacagccacgtgagcctgaacctagagaggaagagaggagccgccgtcagccacgtgagcctgaacctagagaggaagagaggagccgccgacagccacgtgagcctgaacctagagaggaagagaggagtcgccgacagccacgtgagcctgaacctagagaggatgagaggagccgccgacagccacgtgagcctgaacctagagaggaagagaggagccgccgacagccacgtgagcctgaaccaagaGAGGATGAGGGGAGCCGCcgtcagccacgtgagcctgcCCCAAAAGAGGATGAGGGGAggcgccgacagccacgtgagcctgaacctagagaggaagagaggagccgccgacagccacgtgagcctgaacctagagaggaagagaggagccgccgacagccacgtgagcctgaaccaagaGAGGATGAGGGGAGCCGCcgtcagccacgtgagcctgcCCCAAAAGAGGATGAGGGGAggcgccgacagccacgtgagcctgaacctagagaggaagagaggagccgccgacagccacgtgagcctgaacctagagaggaagagaggagccgccgacagccacgtgagcctgaacctagagaggaagagaggagccgccgacagccacgtgagcctgaaccaagaGAGGATGAGGGGAGCCGCcgtcagccacgtgagcctgcCCCAAAAGAGGATGAGGGGAggcgccgacagccacgtgagcctgaacctagagaggaagagaggagccgccgacagccacgtgagcctgaacctagagaggaagtGAGGAGCCGCcaacagccacgtgagcctgaacctagagaggatgagaggagccgccgacagccacgtgagcctgaacctagagaggatgagaggagccgccgtcagccacgtgagcctgaacctagagaggatgagaggagctgccgtcagccacgtgagcctgaaccaagagaggatgagaggagccgccgacagccacgtgagcctgaacctagagaggaagagaggagccgccgacagccacgtgagcctgaacctagagaggaagagaggagccaccgacagccacgtgagcttgaacctagagaggaagagaggagccgccGTCAGCCACATGAGCCTGAaataaaagaggaagagaggagctgccgacagccacgtgagcctgaacctagagaggaagagaggagccgccgacagccacgtgagcctgaacctagagaggatgagaggagccgccgacagccacgtgagcctgaacctaaaGAGGATGACAGGGGTCGCCGACAGCCatgtgagcctgaacctagagaggatgaCAGAGgtcgccgacagccacgtgagcctgaacctagagaggatgaCAGAGgtcgccgacagccacgtgagcctgaacctagagaggatgaaaggagccgccgacagccacgtgagcctgaacctacagaggaagagaggagccaccgtcagccacgtgagcctgaaataaaagaggaagagaggagccgccgacagccacgtgagcctgaacctagagaggaagagaggagccgccgacagccacgtgagcctgaacctagagaggaagagaggagccgccgacagccacgtgagcctgaacctagagaggaagagaggagccaccgacagccacgtgagcctgaacctagagaggatgagaggagccgccgacagccacgtgagcctgaacctagagaggatgagaggagccACCGACAgtcacgtgagcctgaacctagagaggatgagaggagccGCCGTccgccacgtgagcctgaacctagagaggaagagaggaaccgccgacagccacgtgaacctgaacctagagaggatgacaggagccgccgacagccacgtgagcctgaacatagagaggaagagaggagccgccgagagccacgtgagcctgaacctagagaggatgagaggagccGCCGagagccacgtgagcctgaacctagagaggaagagaggagccgccgacagccacgtgagcctgaaccaagaGAGGGTGAGAGGAGCCGCtgtcagccacgtgagcctgaaccaagagaggatgagaggacctgccgacagccacgtgagcctgaaccaagagaggatgacaggagccgccgacagccacgtgagcctgaaatAAGAGGGGATGGGTGGAGTCGCCATCAGTCATGTGAACCTGAAGCTAGAAAAGGAGAAAGGAGCCGCCGTGAACCATGTGAGCCTGAaccaagagaggaaaagagaAGTCGCCAGCAGCCACGTGAGCCTCAACATAGAGAGGATGAGAGGAcccgccgacagccacgtgagcctgaacctagagaggatgacaggagccgccgacagccacgtgagcctgaacctagagaggaagagaggagccgccgacagccacgtgagcctgaa CTAGAAAAGGAGAAAGGAGCCGCCGTGAACCATGTGAGCCTGAACCAAGGGAGGAAAAGAGAAGTCGCCAGCAGCCACGTGAGCCTCAACATAGAGAGGATGAGAGGACCCGCcgtcagccac AGGATGACAGGGGTCGCCGACAGCCatgtgagcctgaacctagagaggatgaCAGAGgtcgccgacagccacgtgagcctgaacctagagaggatgaCAGAGgtcgccgacagccac CTAGAAAAGGAGAAAGGAGCCGCCGTGAACCATGTGAGCCTGAaccaagagaggaaaagagaAGTCGCCAGCAGCCACGTGAGCCTCAACATAGAGAGGATGAGAGGAcccgccgacagccac gaagagaggagccgccaacagccacgtgagcctgaacctagagaggatgagaggagccgccgacagccacgtgagcctgaacctagagaggatgagGGGAGCTGCCGACAGCCACATGAGCCTGAaataaaagaggaagagaggagccgccgacagccacgtgagcctgaacctagagaggatgacaggagccgccgacagccacgtgagcctgaacctagagatgaagagaggagccgccgacagccacgtgagcctgaaccaagaGAGGGTGAGAGGAGCCGCtgtcagccacgtgagcctgaaccaagagaggatgagaggacctgccgacagccacgtgagcctgaaccaagagaggatgacaggagccgccgacagccacgtgagcctgaaatAAGAGGGGATGGGTGGAGTCGCCATCAGTCATGTGAACCTGAAGCTAGAAAAGGAGAAAGGAGCCGCCGTGAACCATGTGAGCCTGAACCAAGGGAGGAAAAGAGAAGTCGCCAGCAGCCACGTGAGCCTCAACATAGAGAGGATGAGAGGACCCGCcgtcagccacgtgagcctgaagctagagaggatgacaggagccaccgacagccacgtgagcctgacccaagagaggatgacaggagccgccgtcagccacgtgagcctgaaccaagagaggatgacaggagccgccgtcagccacgtgagcctgaaccaagagagcATGAGAGGAGCCGCcaacagccacgtgagcctgaacgtagagaggatgacaggagccgccaacagccacgtgagcctgaacctagagaggatgagaggagccACCGTCAGCCACATGTACCTGAAATAAAAGACGAAGAGAGGAGctgccgacagccacgtgagcctgaaccaagagaggatgagaggagccgccgacagccacaTATACCTGAAATAAAAGACGAAGAGAGGAGctgccgacagccacgtgagcctgaaccaagagagcATGAGAGGAGCCGCcaacagccacgtgagcctgaacgtagagaggatgacaggagccgccaacagccacgtgagcctgaacctagagaggatgagaggagccACCGTCAGCCACATGTACCTGAAATAAAAGACGAAgagaggagccgccgacagccacgtgagcctgaaataaaagaggaagagaggagctgccgacagccacgtgagcctgaacctagagaggatgacaggagccgccgacagccacgtgagcctgaacctagagaggatgacaggagccaccgacagccacgtgagcctgaacctagagaggaagagaggagccgccgacagccacgtgagcctgaacctagagaggaagagaggagccgccgacagccacgtgagcctgaacctagagaggatgagaggagccgccgacagccacgtgagcctgaacctagagaggatgagGGGAGCTGCCGACAGCCACATGAGCCTGAaataaaagaggaagagaggagccgccgacagccacgtgagcctgaacctagagaggatgacaggagccgccgacagccacgtgagcctgaacctagaaaggaagagaggagccgccgacagccacgtgagcctgaaccaagaGAGGGTGAGAGGAGCCGCtgtcagccacgtgagcctgaacctagagaggatgagaggacctgccgacagccacgtgagcctgaaccaagagaggatgacaggagccgccgacagccacgtgagcctgaaatAAGAGGGGATGGGTGGAGTCGCCATCAGTCATGTGAACCTGAAGCTAGAAAAGGAGAAAGGATCCGCCGTGAACCATGTGAGCCTGAaccaagagaggaaaagagaAGTCGCCAGCAGCCACGTGAGCCTCAACATAGAGAGGATGAGAGGACCCGCcgtcagccacgtgagcctgaagctagagaggatgacaggagccaccgacagccacgtgagcctgaaccaagagaggatgacaggagccgccgtcagccacgtgagcctgaacctaaaGAGAATGAGAGGAGCCGCcgtcagccacgtgagcctgaaccaagagagcATGAGAGGAGCCGCcaacagccacgtgagcctgaacgtagagaggatgacaggagccgccaacagccacgtgagcctgaacctagagaggatgagaggagccACCGTCAGCCACATGTACCTGAAATAAAAGACGAAGAGAGGAGctgccgacagccacgtgagcctgaaccaagagaggatgagaggagccgccgacagccacaTATACCTGAAATAAAAGACGAAGAGAGGAGctgccgacagccacgtgagcctgagccaagagaggatgagaggagccACCGTCAGCCACATATACCTGAAATAAAAGACGAAGAGAGGAGctgccgacagccacgtgagcctgaaccaagaGAGGATGAGCGGAGCCACCGTCAGCCACATGAGCCTGAAGTtagagaggatgagaggagccgccgacagccacgtgagcctgaacctacagaggaagagaggagccgccgacagccacgtgagcctgaacctagagaggatgagGGGAGCCATCGACAACCACGTGAACCTGAACCAAGAGAGGATGAGAGGAGctgccgacagccacgtgagccagAACCGAGAGAGGATGAGAGGAGGCGCCAAcggccacgtgagcctgaacctagagaggatgagAGGAGGCACcaacagccacgtgagcctgaacctagagaggatgagGGGAGCctccgacagccacgtgagcctgaacctagagaaGGTGAGAGGTGCAGCATTCAGTCACCGACACCTGAGCCACCACATGAGGAGGGGAATTTGCCTCCGTCTAGTGAGCCTGTAGAGAACGAGGGGACCCTGCGTGAGCCGCATGATCCTGAATCAACACATGATTCCAGGAGATGCCCTGCAACACATGGGCCTCCACCCACTGGAGATGAGGGAAGCCAGCTTCAGCCCAGGGAGAGCGCAGCACCCGGGGATGAGGGCAACCCCCAGAAGACAAGTGAATCTGAACCTAGGGAGGATGACGGCagccagcctcagctctgtgaaCCAGAACAGAAGGAGGGCGATGGGGTCCTCAGGCAGACACCGGAGTCTCAGCCGCTAGAAGAGGTGGAGAGCCAGGAACAGCCACGTGGCCCGGAACCACGAACGGAAGGGAGCCGCCATCAGCCGCCACAAGGGGGAGAAGCGAGCCACCTCCAACCAGACATTGAACCTCAACAGGGCGACGGGAGCCGCCATGGGTCAAGGGACCCTCAAGAAGAGCGTGAGAGGAGCAGCCATCAGGCCAGGGAGCCTCTGCCACGGCTGGGAGAGGAACCGGAAGAAGGTGAATGGAGCCAGAGCCATCCTCAGCCTGCAAACGCAGAGGAGGAGCTGGGTGAGACAGATCCGGATGAAATCAAGGCCTCGCTGCCTTGCAATCCACTCTATGTCTATCTGCTGGAGCAGACGGTGGAGAAGCAGCTTTACCTAGCACCACCGCACCAGGAATACCCATAG
- the S100A11 gene encoding protein S100-A11 encodes MSKFPSSPTETERCIESLLAVFQRYAGREGDNCTLSKKEFLSFMNAELASFTKNQKDPGVLDRMMKKLDLNCDGQLDFQEFLNLIGGIAQACHVALCVQAPPGHHPTKKL; translated from the exons ATG TCGAAGTTCCCCTCATCCCCGACGGAAACGGAGCGCTGCATCGAGTCCCTGCTGGCCGTCTTCCAGCGCTACGCCGGGCGCGAAGGCGACAACTGCACGCTCTCCAAGAAGGAGTTCCTCAGTTTCATGAACGCCGAGCTGGCTTCCTTCACAAAG AACCagaaggacccaggagtcctggaccgGATGATGAAGAAGCTCGACTTGAATTGTGACGGGCAGCTGGACTTCCAGGAGTTCCTGAACCTAATTGGGGGCATCGCGCAGGCTTGCCATGTTGCACTGTGCGTGCAGGCTCCCCCCGGCCACCACCCGACCAAGAAACTGTGA